From the Erpetoichthys calabaricus unplaced genomic scaffold, fErpCal1.3, whole genome shotgun sequence genome, the window attgctggcatttcttttgcttttccagtatTAGCACAGACAGCTGAAGTGACCTCCTCATGGTGACACACTGCCAGTGCCTATCAGTCCTAACATatcaaatccttttgaaattcacTCTAACACAAGTCTTTGACAGGTGAACATTACTAGTACCTTAGAAAAGCTCTCGGAAAGAACATTGTCTGGGTGAAAAAAGAAATTCCACCTTTAGTTTAACATAACAACAGTTCAGTAATTAACaatttaacaccaaaataaaatgcaggtatttcagaacatttatattttttcaggtGGTATGCCATGACAAAGGGTAGACAGCCCCCGGTGTAGATCTTCTCCAACAAAGTCCACTTCTGGAGGTGGCACCCagtctgaattcttttgtggcccaGAAGATTCTGATTTGTGAGAATTGTTGGCACATCCAGTACTGCAATATGTGGAGCAAAGTGTATtccatcttttaattttttttgtatctttcagGTATGAATTTTCCCAAAAGCAATTGTTTGTGTAAACTTAGTGTCATATTTGGAGTACAGATGATAATTAATGCGACTCCTCACAGACGGCAGGCACCCTCAGGCGATGGTGGATGCTgtacagcagcgtttctcaacatttaagtatttgcaaaccgagttttcataacagttttaattgcgcccccctaacgtttttttttttttttaaatgagcccactaataccactttgttctttttaaattaatgatatatcacagatgcatattttattatacctatttaacttttatcgacatttatctaatgctatatttatttttctagtatcagaatgtagtttaagttaatttgtttcggtttcaatagatgtatttctcatatttttgattgttttctttttttacatctttgcacccccctttttgttacttcacgccccacTAGGGGTGTTCGCCCCACAGCTTGAGAACCACTGCAGTGCAGGTAAGTCTGCTCTGTCCAagctttttctaattttattctatttatttgacaTGTATATTATTTGGTAATTCTCAATTGTTAAATAAGTTGTGTGCCCCCCCGCCCGAGTTCTTATATACAgttctgtatgttttattttcaaaagcaatcaaacaaaaacaaataaaatttaaaaaagcattctTCTTTTAGTGCACTGCCACAGTGTTAAAACATAATTTTGTGTGGTGTACAGCATGATCATgtgtatattttggattttaattttattttacattttactttattgattttgtattaatagtttgtgtttataattattagTAATTGATTTATTATGTAATAAGCATTGGTGAGAAGccgtttgttctttttttgtcaaggtatgttttttttactttttgttatattaaaagagcaaaatatataatattataaagctGAACTATTGTTTATTGTGTGAGgctatgtatattgtaaagtgtttttttttctttttttctgatgaaatgtgtgtaatatattgtaaatagttctatatGTAATACGTATGTTATGAAAACAGAGCTAGGCACATGGTGGAGGCTGTAGGGGCTTTGGTGAGAAGCCGTTTGTATGACgccctgttctttattttgtttctggaaaaggaaaaaggatatAAACTTCTATTTCTCTtccatgttgatttgtttttgacacaACACTAAGTAGGATGGATTTGAGTCGTTACATGTGCTTACTGTCCATTCAGAAGTGAACctcactctttagtcaggacagCTCAGTTGTACTTCTCTCCTGTGGGAATTCTGGTGCGTCTCTGAAGTGTACTGCTCTGAGagatttgtttgccacattccaaacagcaatatggcttctctttgaGATTCATGTCTCAACAATAGTTTAGTTTGCTTACTTTTCAGGACGCGACTGAACCTCACTCTTGAGTCCGGAAGGGTTCTTGTTTTTATGCACTGATTTTTGAACTGCTACcctttttattctgttgtgaactctTGTGTGTATCTGCAGACTGACtatctgtgaaaactgtttaccacattcattacagcaatatggcttctctccagtgtgaactcttgtgtgtttCTGCAGACTGTCCAtttctgaaaactgtttgccacattcattacagcactATGTCTTCTCTCTGGTGTGAAGTCTagtgtgtttctgaagattgcTCGAgtctgaaaactgtttgccacattcattacagcaatatggcttctctccagtgtgaactctcgtgtgtttctgaagattgaatttttgtgaaaactgtttgccacattcattacagcaatatggcttctctccagtgtgaactctcgtgtgtttgTGAAGACTGCtcatatgtgaaaactgtttaccacattcattacagcaatatggcttctctccggtgtgaactctattGTGTTTCTGAAGACTGCTCATcgctgaaaactgtttgccacattcattacagcaatatggcttctctacGATGTGAACTCTAGAGTGTCTCTGAAGATTGCTCGTgtctgaaaactgtttgccacattcattacagcaatatggcttctctccggtgtgaactctagtgtgtctctgTAGACTGCCCatctctgaaaactgtttaccacattcattacagcaatatggcttctctccagtgtgaactctcgtgtgtttctgaagatCATCTTTTTGTGAAAACtatttgccacattcattacagcaatatggcttctctccggtgtgaactcttgtgtgtttGTGAAGACTGCccatatgtgaaaactgtttaccacattcattacagcaataaggtttctctccagtgtgaactctcgtgtggtTCTGAAGATCaactttttgtgaaaactgtttgccacattcattacagcaataaggcttctctccagtgtgaactctcgtgtgtttctgaagattgccttttagtgaaaactgtttaccacattcattacagcaatatggcttctctccggtatgAACTCTAGTGTGTCTGTGAAGTTTGCTCATCTctaaaaactgtttgccacattcattacagcgatatggcttctctccggtatgAACTCTAGTGTGTCTGTGAAGTTTGCTCATCTctaaaaactgtttgccacattcattacagcaatatggtttctctcccatgtgaactctcgtgtgtttctGAAGACTGCTCACctctgaaaactgtttgccacattcattacagcaatatggcttctctccggtgtgaactctagtgtgtctctgaagactgctcatctctgaaaactgtttaccacattcattacagcaatatggcttctctccagtgtgaactctcgtgtgtttctGTAGACTGGCCATCAgcgaaaactgtttaccacattcattacagcaatatggcttctctccagtatgaactctcgtgtgtttctGTATACAGGCCctgtgtgaaaactgtttaccacattcattacagcaatatggcttctctccagtgtgaactctcacGTGTTGCTGTAGACTGCCCCCCTCTGTaaaaattgtttaccacattcattacagcaatatggcttctctccagtgtgaactttAGTGTGTCTCTGTAGACTGCCCatctctgaaaactgtttaccacattcattacagcaatatggcttctctccagtgtgaactctagtgtgtctctgaagattgcccatctctgaaaactgtttaccacattctttacagcaatatggcttctctccagtgtgaactctagtgtggtccCTCAGACTGCTTatacgtgaaaactgtttaccacattcattacagcaatatgtcttctctccggtgtgaattctcaTATGTTGCTGAAGATTGcctttatgtgaaaactgtttaccacattcattacagcaatatggcttctctccggtgtgaactctcgtgtgtatctgaagatggctcatttgtgaaaactgtttaccacattcattacagcaatatttcttctctccggtgtgaactctcatGTGTTTCTGAAGAGCACTCCTGTTAGAGAATTCTCTGCCACATTCCACACTGCAGTGATCTTTCTttcctgtgtaaaatttaaaacaagaaggggaaaaaaaagcttaTTTTCAATTCGCTGCCTCATTATCAACATTAACTCA encodes:
- the LOC127526500 gene encoding LOW QUALITY PROTEIN: zinc finger protein 135-like (The sequence of the model RefSeq protein was modified relative to this genomic sequence to represent the inferred CDS: substituted 1 base at 1 genomic stop codon) → MGEKPYCCNECGKQFLEMSKLHRHTRVHTGEKPYRCNECGKQFLEMSKLHRHTRVHTGEKPYCCNECGKQFSLKGNLQKHTRVHTGEKPYCCNECGKQFSQKVDLQNHTRVHTGEKPYCCNECGKQFSHMGSLHKHTRVHTGEKPYCCNECGKXFSQKDDLQKHTRVHTGEKPYCCNECGKQFSEMGSLQRHTRVHTGEKPYCCNECGKQFSDTSNLQRHSRVHIVEKPYCCNECGKQFSAMSSLQKHNRVHTGEKPYCCNECGKQFSHMSSLHKHTRVHTGEKPYCCNECGKQFSQKFNLQKHTRVHTGEKPYCCNECGKQFSDSSNLQKHTRLHTREKT
- the LOC127526501 gene encoding zinc finger protein 3-like, with translation MRVHTGEKKYCCNECGKQFSQMSHLQIHTRVHTGEKPYCCNECGKQFSHKGNLQQHMRIHTGEKTYCCNECGKQFSQMGNLQRHTRVHTGEKPYCCNECGKQFSEMGSLQRHTKVHTGEKPYCCNECGKQFLQRGAVYSNT